From a region of the Oncorhynchus keta strain PuntledgeMale-10-30-2019 chromosome 13, Oket_V2, whole genome shotgun sequence genome:
- the LOC118391986 gene encoding 5,6-dihydroxyindole-2-carboxylic acid oxidase-like, whose amino-acid sequence MWKYGLLVLFGAVFVRAQFPRECVTPEGLRSGQCCPSPFGVANDDCGSATGRGQCISIAADASAHGPQYPHDGRDDRERWPIRYFNRTCQCNGNFTGYNCGRCRHGFAGLNCDQPVAVVRRNVMQLSVDQKRAFVTALDQAKRAVHPDIVIATRRYQEVFGPDGNTPQFENITIYNYFVWTHYYSVSKTFLGAGQPSFGGVDFSHEGPGFVTWHRFHLLQLERDMQDMLQDPSFALPYWNFAIGGSTCDICTDDLLGARSNLDMNSISTNSIFSNWRVICESVGDYDTLGTICNNTETTPIRRNPAGNVARPMVQRLPEPQDVADCLQVNTFDTPPYYSTSSESFRNTIEGYSAPQGNYDPVVRSLHNLAHLFLNGTGGQTHLSPNDPIFVLLHTFTDAIFDEWLRRHAPDLAVYPSENAPIGHNRGYNMVPFWPPVTNAEMFLTAPENLGYSYEAEWPAAPLTLTEIITIAIVAALVVVAVIFAATTCAVRSHSYSKLEGRQPLLGEQYQRYDDDKGQSVV is encoded by the exons ATGTGGAAGTATGGCTTGCTGGTGCTCTTCGGCGCAGTGTTTGTGCGCGCGCAGTTTCCGAGGGAATGTGTGACTCCAGAGGGACTTCGGAGTGGTCAGTGTTGTCCATCCCCGTTTGGGGTCGCGAATGACGACTGCGGGTCCGCTACTGGACGTGGTCAGTGCATTTCGATAGCGGCAGACGCAAGTGCACACGGCCCCCAGTACCCCCACGATGGACGGGATGACCGTGAACGTTGGCCTATCCGCTACTTCAATCGAACCTGCCAGTGCAACGGGAATTTCACTGGTTATAATTGTGGCCGTTGTAGGCATGGATTTGCCGGGTTAAACTGTGACCAACCGGTTGCTGTTG TCCGGAGAAACGTGATGCAGCTCAGTGTGGATCAGAAGCGAGCTTTCGTGACCGCGCTGGACCAGGCCAAGCGCGCGGTGCACCCGGACATTGTAATTGCTACCAGGCGGTACCAGGAGGTATTCGGTCCGGATGGAAACACCCCGCAGTTTGAGAACATCACCATCTACAATTACTTTGTGTGGACCCACTACTATTCGGTCAGCAAGACCTTCTTGGGGGCCGGCCAGCCGAGCTTTGGCGGAGTCGACTTCTCTCATGAAGGTCCCGGTTTTGTGACCTGGCACAGGTTTCACCTGCTCCAACTTGAGCGTGACATGCAG GATATGCTGCAAGACCCGTCCTTTGCCCTGCCCTACTGGAACTTTGCCATTGGTGGAAGCACCTGTGACATCTGCACAGATGACCTATTGGGAGCGAGGAGCAACCTCGATATGAATTCCATCAGCACCAACTCCATCTTCTCCAACTGGAGGGTGATCTGTGAGAGTGTGGGGGACTATGATACACTGGGGACCATCTGCAACA atACTGAGACCACCCCCATCAGGAGGAACCCAGCTGGAAACGTGGCCCGCCCCATGGTGCAGCGTCTCCCTGAGCCCCAGGATGTGGCAGACTGCCTGCAGGTGAACACCTTTGACACCCCTCCCTACTACTCCACCTCTTCAGAGAGCTTCAGGAACACCATTGAGG GCTATAGTGCCCCCCAGGGAAACTACGACCCAGTGGTACGGAGCCTCCACAACCTGGCCCATCTGTTTCTGAacgggacagggggacagacccACCTCTCGCCCAACGACCCCATCTTCGTGCTTCTCCACACTTTCACAGATGCCATCTTTGACGAGTGGCTCAGGAGGCACGCCCCTG ATTTGGCAGTCTATCCTTCAGAGAATGCCCCCATTGGTCACAACAGGGGGTACAACATGGTTCCCTTCTGGCCTCCAGTGACCAACGCTGAGATGTTTCTTACAGCCCCAGAGAACCTTGGCTACTCCTATGAGGCTGAATGGCCAG CTGCTCCTTTAACTTTGACTGAGATCATCACCATTGCCATCGTGGCGGCCCTGGTCGTCGTCGCTGTAATCTTTGCTGCAACCACATGTGCCGTG